The Tolypothrix sp. PCC 7712 region GCTATTTGACAGAGGCGAATTTAGCCCAAATGGTACAACAAAATTTATCTAGAGCTTCATCATGATTGTCAATAGATAATTGGGAACAAATGTACAGCAGGTTAAAATTGAAAAAGCACTTTATTCCCCTCATATTCAGAAAAATCATGATATGCGAGTTGGGAATTTTCCCACAGATTTTAGAAGTTTTAGGACTTAATTATGTAAAAAAATAATTCTAATTTGAGGATGCGATCGTAATGGTACAAGCTACAAATACAATATTTACCTTAGAAGAGTTTCTTAAACTACCAGAAACTCAGCCTAGCCTAGAGTATATCGACGGACGAATCATTGAAAAACCTATGCCTCAAGGAAAACATAGCACGATTCAAGGAGAACTATGTCCGAGAATCAATTCTGTTGTAAAAGTCCAAAAGATGGGTTGGGCTTTTCCAGAATTACGCTGCACATTTGGTGGACTTTCTATAGTTCCTGATGTTGCTGTATTCTCCTGGGCAAGGCTTCCTGTAGATGAAAATGGTGATATTGCCAATACATTCACTATCGCACCTGACTGGATAATCGAAATTCTTTCCCCTGAGCAAAGCCATACAAAAGTTACAAAAAAAATCTTACATGCTCTCAACCACGGTACACAAATGGGATGGTTAATTGACCCTGATGAACGATTCATTGCCGCTTATCCTGCGGGAAGACAACCTATACCGTTTGAAAATAGTAATGTTGTTTTGCCAGTACCAGATTTTTGTAGTGGGTTAGAGTTGACCGTAGGTGAGATTTTTGGGTGGTTAAAAGTGAGTTGATCATTGGAATGGCGATCGCATCCTCTAGGTATTGCACTATGCACCTGCGGCTAACGTTAAGGATCGTTACTTTGTTTAACATATTCGAGACGGCGAATTTGTGAATCCCGTATTCTCTGGGATTAAGGCAAATTAGTCTCTAACTTTTATGTATAAGTGCTTCCTTGAGCATCTGGAACAATCGCTTTTGCAACGGTTTACATTGGAGAGTCGCCCCATTCCCCCAGGACTAGACTATCAGGTGAGCGATCGCGGCAGAAATCCCGCCACAATTCAGAGTTGGTGCTATCAATGTCCAGAGTTGCGGAAAATTCGCTATACATACATCGACGCAGGTGCAAGCGCCCAGATTATGAATAGTGTGATTTATCCCAGTCATCACTATGATTTGCCCTTACTCGGCATTGACTTTCTGTCATTTGGTCAGGTGAAGAATCTGATTGTGATGGATTTCCAGCCTTTATTTCAAGATGAAGCCTATTTGAAGAAGTATATCCATCCATTGCAGACCTTGCATGATAAGTATCCAGACTTAGCACAAGGCTTAGAAATGAAATTTTATGATGCTAATCAATACTTTTCAAAATATCTGTTGTTTGCCAAAACCGATCCAGAGACAGTGAAAACCAGAGTATTTGAGGCATTTAAAGACTATCTAAACCTTTACTGGCAGATGCTAGCCCAAGCTGAACCTCTAATTGATCAGTCAGACATTCAACGGATTGTCAAAGCTCAAAAAGACTACGATCAATATAGTGCCGATCGCGATCCGGCATCTGGTTTGTTTAGTAGCTACTTTGGACATCAATGGTCAGAGCGATTTTTGTATGAATTTTTGTTTGAAGATGCTGTGCCATTAGCAACTGTTGTAGCCAAATAGGAATTTACATCTATATCCTCCCAAAATAACTTTGGTGATATTTAAATTTTGAATTTTGAATTTTGAATTCGGAGCGAAGCGAAGTTGACTCTCTATCAGCCATTTTTAGATTATGCGATCGCGCTTTTGCAAGAACGGTTGAATTTGCAGCCTTATCCCATCCCCACTGGATTTGAGTCTAAGCAAGCAACAGTGGGCAAAGGCAAACATCAAGAGGAAGTCTTAACTACTAGCTATGCTTATCAAAGTAGCAAACTCCGGCAAATTCGAGCCGCCCATGTACAAGGTGGTAAATCACTTCAGGTATTAAATTTCGTGATTTTTCCCCACCTGAATTATGATTTACCCTTCTTTGGTGGAGATTTAGTGACTTTACCCGGAGGACATTTAATTGCCCTCGATATGCAACCCCTATTTCGGGATGATTTGGACTATCAGGCAAAATATACCCAGCCTATTCTGCCAATTTTCCAGACACATCAGCAGCATCTACCTTGGGGGGGCGACTTTCCCGAAGAAGCCCAACCCTTTTTCTCTCCCGCCTTTCTCTGGACGCGCCCGCAGCAAACTGAGCTAGTAGAAACTCATGTATTTGCAGCCTTCAAAGACTATCTAAATGCCTATCTAGATTTTGTTGACCAAGCGCAACCGATAACCGACTCTAAACATTTAGCAGAAATTGAACAGGCGCAACTGCGTTATCTCCGCTACCGCGCCGAAAAAGACCCAGCAAGGGGAATGTTCACCCGTTTTTACGGTACTGAGTGGACAGAAGAATATATCCACGGCTTTTTGTTTGATTTGGAAAGAAAGCTCACATCAGCTATCAAATAAAGCAAAAACTCCAGGGCTAGAAATTAATAAGAGAATCAGCAAACAAATCTCCAATGCCCAATGCCCAATGCCCCATGCCCATTTTCAAAAAGTTTTGTTTGTTGGTAACTGAATCTGAGAAAATCTAACAAGGGTATTTTAAATCTAATTTTAGGAAGCACAATCAAGATGACTGATACTACAGAACTCACTGCAAACGCTCCAGCCAGCTCTGAAGAACTGAATTTAGCGATCGCAGAATTGGAAGAATATCGGGAACGTCTAGTTAACGATACCTTGTCAATGGCACAAAAAGCTAAAGTGATGAAGGCACAAGCACTTGCTAGTCTAGAACCTCAGCTGGCTCAATTAGACGCAACTCTTGAGTCTCTACGCCAGCAGCAGTCTACGCTGACATCTGGTAATTAGAGGATTGAAAAATAGCGGTGATAAGGAATTTGTGATGAGTCAATCACTCAACTCAGAAGCTCCAACAGAGGAAGATCCCATTCTGCGAGTGCAAGCTGAAAATGATGCTTTGGTTGAGAGGGTAAACGAGCAGATTACACTCGAAACCTTCGATGCTACAGATAAAGCAGTTCTCAAACAACTCGTGGAGGGTTTAGGAGATCCACGAGGATTGGTGCGACTGCGGTTTGCGGAAACCTTGGGTGAAATTGGTGAACCAGCAACGCCATTTCTCGTAGCAGCATTGGCAAATCATGCCAATGTAGTCGTACGGAGAGCTGCTGCTAAGACACTCACGATCATCTCAGACCCTCGCGCTGTACCAAACTTGCTTGATGCTTTTCTGAATGATGAAGATACAGTAGTCAGAAGTTCAGCAGCTGGAGCGTTAGCGAGAACAGGAGAAGCGTCTGTACCAGCATTACTAGAAATTCTGGCATCAGACAAACATCCACAAGATATTAAAGGTCATGCTGCATGGGCGTTGGCGTTTATTGGCTCGGAAGCAGCAGACTATCTATATCAAGCATTGAACGCCGCCTCTTTAGATGTGCGATGTGCTGTCATTGGTGCTCTCGGTCATGTGGCGCAAGAGCAGTCAGATGAAAAGTCCTGCAACCTGTTGGTTTCTGCCTTAACCGATCCAGAAGCGCTGATTCGCACCGAAGCCGCCGCAGCCTTGGGACAAGTTAATTATCCTCCCTCTGTACCGCATTTAATTCTGGCAATTCATGATACCGATTTAGATGTGAGGAAAGCCGCAATTAATTCACTTGGTAAAATTGGCGATCGCGCCGCTAATAAACCATTACAAGCGCTACTTAATGATGAACAGGAAGTAGTGCGCGTTTTGGCGAAATTAGCGATCGCGCAAATTGAACGTCAATCCGAAGAAGATGATTGGTAACAAGATATCTTGCTGATCTGCTGTATAGGGGTTGCTAGGTTCGTGTCTGCCAAGATGTTGGATCACGCCGACCATGAAAAATGGCGATCGCAATGACCCGACTCGATACAACCCGATAATATACAGCGTAGGGAAAGCGCTGGATTACTGCCCGTCGAATGTCTCTATATACAACTGCGTAAGACTCTGGCATTTGGCAAATTCGATTGAGCATTTCGTCCACACAGTCCAAAAACTCGTCACCCAGCCCTGGCTGTTGGCTTTCGTACCAAGTATAAGCTTCATCTAGTTCTTCGCGAACCTCTGGACGAAATACTAATGCATAATTCATCGCTGTCTTTTAACAGATGCTTTGATGTCTTCCCAAGTTAATACATTATCTGGATTCTTTTCATAGTCCTCAATCCGATAATCAAGCTCCCGTTTTTGCGCTTGGGTCAATTCAGGGTAAGCTTGCTCGGCTGCAATGCTATCCCAGATTGCTTGCACAAGACGAATTCGCTCTTCAACACTGAGGGCTGCAATTTCATTCAATGTAGCCGTAATGTCCATGCAGAGTAATTTAAATTTAGGAGTAGGCGATACACTCTCAATATAGCGGACAAAGTTTTATCCATCAAAGAGAAATATTGTTGAGCGATCGCGCCGCTAATAAACCATTACAAGCGCTACTTATGATGAACAGGAGGTAGTGCGAGTTTTGACGAAATTAGCGATCGCGCAAATTGAACGTCAATCTGAAGAAGATGATTGGTAATGATTAATGAGGTGTAATATCCATATTAAAAAGTAAAGGCAAAAGTTCTTCAGCACGACCTAAATACTCTTCTTGAAAGTAAGGATTTTTAGGTTTCATCGGTTCTAGATTGATGAATATGGTTCTAGCACCCACATAATTTGCCGAACGTACAAAGTTGGCTGCTGGCCATACAGTTCCTGATGTACCTATGGCAATAAAAAGGTCACAATCTCGTAAACTTTGCTTGGCAAGCCACTCTTGCTTAACTGGTATTTGCTCGCCAAATAGCACAATATCCAAACGTAATGGAGAATTACAAAGCTGACAAATAGGTAACAAATCTGTGTGGGGATGTCTGTCTAAATAAGGAGCCAAGCTACAAGTTGGATTACTACACTTTGTATAATTAACGTTACCATGCAGTTCAATAACATTACGGCTACCTGCACGTTGATGTAATCCATCAATATTTTGAGTAATTAAGGTAAATTTTTGGTTGGGAGACAATCGCGCTTCTAAATTAGTTAGTGCTAGATGAGCTGCGTTGGGTTGAGCAGTTTCTAATTGGCTCCTCAGTTTACCAAACAGTTGCCAGATGGCTAAGGGATTAGTTTCAAGAACCGAAATATCGGCAGACTCAAAAGGATTAATCTCGTTCCATAAGCCGCCTTGACCGCGAAATGGTTGAATCCCAGATGCGGCTGATACCCCAGCCCCTGTGAGAACAACAATATTACGGTAGTCAGAAAAATCTAGAGATTGCATTGACTTTGCCAGATAATTTTTAGGTAAAAATTATACAAGCTTCAAATAAGGAGTTAAAAGAATGATTTGCTGCTTTTGGAGCGATCGCACCCCATAAGATACAGTTACAGGCGGTACTCCATGAGTTTGCTATTTCACTATTTTGCCTTGAAATCATCTATAGCAAATAGTAGATTATTGGGCAGAGCTCAATACAAAATGAGATCAGTTTGACATACCCATCAATAAATCAGCGCCAAACGAGATGAATCTGGCGATCGCTCTTAATTATTGCTTATCAAAAACTCTCCGCGTCCCCATGTCTACCTCCCTGCATCAGCCCTAATGCCAGACTTGATATTACTAATAGCTACATCCGTGAAAGAGAGCCAATCTTAGTAAGTTTATCCTGATCCAGCCCCTTGAGTTCATCCAGATGCAACCATCCCTGTTTAATCAGAGTTGCAAAAACAAATACGAGAACTGAATAGTTGTAATCATACTTGCCATCAATCTCGTGTCTTTTGGCACTCAGAAAGTTATGCAACCGCCAGATATCTTCCAATTCGGAAATCTGAACGGCGTTGTCGCGAACGTCCTGAATCAGGGCGTTGATTTCTCGCTCGTATGCTTTTTGAAAGGCGGCTTGAGCAACTTCTTGTTCTAAATCAGACCAACTAACTTCGTTTACCTTCATGCTCCCATCCCAAAATACTCTCCTCCAAGAGAGCAAATTCACTTCATAAGGGAACTCCAAAAAATAAATTATTCCGTTAAAGTCGTTAACGGTTGACAGTTCACAGTTAACCGTCAACCGTCAACAATAGCAATGGAATATTTTTTACTTGGA contains the following coding sequences:
- a CDS encoding Uma2 family endonuclease — its product is MVQATNTIFTLEEFLKLPETQPSLEYIDGRIIEKPMPQGKHSTIQGELCPRINSVVKVQKMGWAFPELRCTFGGLSIVPDVAVFSWARLPVDENGDIANTFTIAPDWIIEILSPEQSHTKVTKKILHALNHGTQMGWLIDPDERFIAAYPAGRQPIPFENSNVVLPVPDFCSGLELTVGEIFGWLKVS
- a CDS encoding 15,16-dihydrobiliverdin:ferredoxin oxidoreductase, with the protein product MYKCFLEHLEQSLLQRFTLESRPIPPGLDYQVSDRGRNPATIQSWCYQCPELRKIRYTYIDAGASAQIMNSVIYPSHHYDLPLLGIDFLSFGQVKNLIVMDFQPLFQDEAYLKKYIHPLQTLHDKYPDLAQGLEMKFYDANQYFSKYLLFAKTDPETVKTRVFEAFKDYLNLYWQMLAQAEPLIDQSDIQRIVKAQKDYDQYSADRDPASGLFSSYFGHQWSERFLYEFLFEDAVPLATVVAK
- a CDS encoding phycoerythrobilin:ferredoxin oxidoreductase; this encodes MTLYQPFLDYAIALLQERLNLQPYPIPTGFESKQATVGKGKHQEEVLTTSYAYQSSKLRQIRAAHVQGGKSLQVLNFVIFPHLNYDLPFFGGDLVTLPGGHLIALDMQPLFRDDLDYQAKYTQPILPIFQTHQQHLPWGGDFPEEAQPFFSPAFLWTRPQQTELVETHVFAAFKDYLNAYLDFVDQAQPITDSKHLAEIEQAQLRYLRYRAEKDPARGMFTRFYGTEWTEEYIHGFLFDLERKLTSAIK
- a CDS encoding HEAT repeat domain-containing protein — protein: MSQSLNSEAPTEEDPILRVQAENDALVERVNEQITLETFDATDKAVLKQLVEGLGDPRGLVRLRFAETLGEIGEPATPFLVAALANHANVVVRRAAAKTLTIISDPRAVPNLLDAFLNDEDTVVRSSAAGALARTGEASVPALLEILASDKHPQDIKGHAAWALAFIGSEAADYLYQALNAASLDVRCAVIGALGHVAQEQSDEKSCNLLVSALTDPEALIRTEAAAALGQVNYPPSVPHLILAIHDTDLDVRKAAINSLGKIGDRAANKPLQALLNDEQEVVRVLAKLAIAQIERQSEEDDW
- a CDS encoding type II toxin-antitoxin system RelE/ParE family toxin produces the protein MNYALVFRPEVREELDEAYTWYESQQPGLGDEFLDCVDEMLNRICQMPESYAVVYRDIRRAVIQRFPYAVYYRVVSSRVIAIAIFHGRRDPTSWQTRT
- a CDS encoding addiction module protein, whose product is MDITATLNEIAALSVEERIRLVQAIWDSIAAEQAYPELTQAQKRELDYRIEDYEKNPDNVLTWEDIKASVKRQR
- a CDS encoding SIR2 family NAD-dependent protein deacylase — encoded protein: MQSLDFSDYRNIVVLTGAGVSAASGIQPFRGQGGLWNEINPFESADISVLETNPLAIWQLFGKLRSQLETAQPNAAHLALTNLEARLSPNQKFTLITQNIDGLHQRAGSRNVIELHGNVNYTKCSNPTCSLAPYLDRHPHTDLLPICQLCNSPLRLDIVLFGEQIPVKQEWLAKQSLRDCDLFIAIGTSGTVWPAANFVRSANYVGARTIFINLEPMKPKNPYFQEEYLGRAEELLPLLFNMDITPH